From Xenopus laevis strain J_2021 chromosome 7L, Xenopus_laevis_v10.1, whole genome shotgun sequence, one genomic window encodes:
- the LOC121395543 gene encoding small integral membrane protein 35-like, translating to MADALGIVLGSSLTVMLSATALYILIRWYQSGRCWQEKSLVFNLYNVRQLKSMDLEISPPFTVSGSMNAPDTLSLYHYSQFQDSEV from the exons ATGGCGGATGCACTTGGTATTGTTCTGGGCAGTAGTCTAACTGTCATGCTTAGTGCTACAGCTCTCTACATCCTGATACGTTGGTACCAAAGTGGGCGCTGCTGGCAAG AGAAAAGTCTTGTTTTCAATCTATATAATGTCAG ACAGCTGAAGTCAATGGACCTGGAGATATCACCACCCTTCACTGTCAGTGGATCAATGAATGCTCCGGACACCCTGTCTCTATACCACTACTCCCAGTTCCAAGACAGTGAAGTCTGA